Below is a genomic region from Bordetella pertussis 18323.
TGTCGCGCAAGGCATGGTGGCGCGAGGGCGAGCGCCTGTGCGCGCGCGCGTTGCGCACGGGCCGGCCGCTGACCCTGCTGGCGCTGGACATCGACCGCTTCAAGCAGGTCAATGACCAGCACGGCCACGCCGCCGGCGATGTGGTGCTGCGGCATTTCGGTTCGCTGGCCACCGCGCTGCTGCGCAGCGGCGATGTCATCGGCCGGCTGGGCGGCGAGGAATTCGTGGCCTTGTTGCCCGATACCGACGGCGACACGGGCGTGAGCGTGGCCGAGCGCTTGCTGGCCAGTGTGCGCGCCACGCCGTGCTCGCACGGCGGCAAGGCGCTGACCTACACGTTCAGCGGCGGGGTGGCGCAATACCGCGCGGGCGATACGCTGCCGGTGCTGGTGGAGCGGGCGGACGCGGCGTTGTACGCGGCCAAGCAGGCCGGCCGCGACCGCATCAGGAATCGCGCTGGTTGACGCGCGTGTCGTGCTTCAGGACACGTTCCTTTTCGCGCTGCCAGTCCTTTTCGCGGGCGGTGTCGCGCTTGTCGTACAGCTTCTTGCCCCGGCCCAGCGCGAAGTCCAGCTTGATGCGGCCGTTCTTGTAGTGCAGGTTGAGCGGAACCAGTGTGTAGCCGCGCTGTTCGACCTTGCCGATCAGCTTGCGGATTTCCTCGGCCTTGAGCAGCAGCTTGCGGGTGCGCGTGGCGTCGGGGCGGATGTGGGTGGACGCGGTAGGCAGCGGGCTGACGTGCATGCCCAGCAGGTAGATTTCGCCATCGCGCACGATGACGTAGCTTTCCTTCAATTGCACGCGGCCGTCGCGGATAGCCTTCACTTCCCATCCTTCCAGGACCATGCCAGCTTCGTAGCGGTCCTCGATGAAATAGTCGTGCGTGGCCTTGCGGTTATCGATAATACTCATGGAGGCAATGGTAAGGGCGCGCGGTGCCGGTAAAATCCTAGCATTCTAGCCATTTGCGATAGCTGATGCACAAAGTCCAACGATCCGTCCTGGTTCCGTATTCGGCCGCCCAGATGTTCGACCTGGTGGCCGATGTCGAGAAATACCCCGAATTCATGCCGTGGTGCGGCGGCGCCGAGGTGCACTCGCGCTCCGAGCACGGCATGCAGGCCTCGATCCTGATCAGCTTCGCGGGCCTGAAACAGCGCTTCAGCACGCGCAACACGCACGATTATCCGCAGCGCATCGATCTCGAGCTGGTCGACGGGCCTTTCTCGATGCTGGTGGGCCATTGGGTATTCCAGCCGCTGGCCGAGGATGCCTGCAAGGTGCTGTTCACGCTGGAGTACGCGTTCTCCAACCGCGCCCTCGAAATGGTGGTGGGCCCGGTGTTCAACCGTATCGCGGCCAGCTTCATCGATTCGTTCACCAAGCGCGCGCAGGCCAAGTATGGCGAATGACACGCCGGCGCCCGCCGGTTCGCTGCGCGTGACGGTCTGCCATGCATGCCCGGACGGGGCATGGCAGCGCGCCGTCACGCTGCCGGCCGGCGCCACGGTGGCCGACGCGGTGGCCGCCAGCGGCTTTGCCGCGGCGCACCGCGGCCAGGATCCCTGGGCGCATGGCGTGGGGGTGTTCGGCAAGGCGCAGGCGGCCGACGCGCCGCTGGCCGATGGCGACCGGGTGGAAATCTACCGGGGCCTCAGCTTCGACCCCAAGGAGTCGCGCCGGCGGCGGGCCGAGCACCGGCGTGCGCTGGCCGCGCGCGGCGGCAAGGCGCGTCCGGCCGGCCTGCTGTAAGGCCGCGGGCTTCCCGGGGCGATTGCGGCGTCCAGGCGCCCACATTGTCGCCGGCAAGACAGTGCGCGGCCGTTTCGGGCGTAACATACTCGCCAACGACTTACGTTTACGTTAACGTCATGTCGAGCGGCCGCCGGCGATTCACAAGATCGCCACGCAGCCGCATGACCATACCGAGAACATCTGGAGACTGGCCGTGGATTTCGAACTCACCGACGAGCAGCGCGCGTTCGCGCAGGCCGCGCGCGACTATGCACAGGGCGAACTGGCCCCGCACGCGGCGCGCTGGGACGCCGAGGGCATTTTCCCGCGCGAGG
It encodes:
- the smpB gene encoding SsrA-binding protein SmpB; translation: MSIIDNRKATHDYFIEDRYEAGMVLEGWEVKAIRDGRVQLKESYVIVRDGEIYLLGMHVSPLPTASTHIRPDATRTRKLLLKAEEIRKLIGKVEQRGYTLVPLNLHYKNGRIKLDFALGRGKKLYDKRDTAREKDWQREKERVLKHDTRVNQRDS
- a CDS encoding RnfH family protein, which produces MANDTPAPAGSLRVTVCHACPDGAWQRAVTLPAGATVADAVAASGFAAAHRGQDPWAHGVGVFGKAQAADAPLADGDRVEIYRGLSFDPKESRRRRAEHRRALAARGGKARPAGLL
- a CDS encoding type II toxin-antitoxin system RatA family toxin, translating into MHKVQRSVLVPYSAAQMFDLVADVEKYPEFMPWCGGAEVHSRSEHGMQASILISFAGLKQRFSTRNTHDYPQRIDLELVDGPFSMLVGHWVFQPLAEDACKVLFTLEYAFSNRALEMVVGPVFNRIAASFIDSFTKRAQAKYGE